The DNA window ACATAAGGATGTTGATGCTTGCATGGAAGATGAATTAAACAAGGCAGGGATACTTAAACCCTAGAAGATTGGCGAGAAGGATTTAAAACCCTAAGGGTAAACAAAGTAGATAACTTAAACAAGGCACTTGCAGAGCTAGATATAGAGGTCAGAGGGGAACCATCAGACTTCATGGATTTCTGTCGTATGCGTTCAAATATTGTTTGACGGAGGAGGAAACAGAAAGGCATAGATATAGACATGATATTTGAGTTGTTAGATACTGTTTTGGGATGTGAATATCCAACGCAGGTTGAGTTATTTACTCAGTATCTGAAGATTCAGAGTGATTACAAAGTCTTAACCATGGGTCCGTGGATGTCCTTTTACTGGTTCTACGATTCGATGAGTTTTCAAGATCCTAGTAAATACAAGCTTGAACTTGCATGGCCCTTGATCGTTGACGACTTTGTTGAATGGATACGAGAAAAACAGACCCAAAGCTAGCTGATTGTTTTCGGACACGATCCACCACTAACATCCCCGATGGTTTTGGAGGAAGGTTGGACAACACAATCGAATCAAATGGCCTcaggtattttttttcttccttttcttgcaACTATGAAAAGCTTCCTCAAAGTGCTCTCTTTTGTATTTGTATGTTTGTGATATGAATTTGGTTCAAAAAATTGGTACGAGTTATTTTTTTGGGCCCACTAAGCGTTTGATATGAGcttatttttattcaatttttttatgtaGTTCAATATGACTAAGCACGAGCCAACTTAATAGAATAATGCCGAGATATGCCTAATAAGCATTATATCAAACATTTGGTGGGCACAAAAGAATCCGTATCAACTAAGAATCCGTATCAACTATTAGGAGGGTCCTGAAGCACCTTCACATGTGTGTTTTCACGCCTCTGAGTGGTCCTGGTACCACCTTGGTTCAATGTATAACGGATATTGACCTCACGTCCACCACTTATTTGAACTTTGAAATTTTCTAAACCGAATTAAATCGTTTAACATCAATAACCAAAATCCGTAGGAATATTTGAATTTGATGTAATCTATCTCTAAATATAATGCTAAAAAGTATTCTTAACCACTTTTCAATTTACGGGATATAATTACTTAGATACATGTAAGATCTATAAAATGAACTTAGTCAGTTTATTTATGCTACTAATTTGAGACCTAAAACGAACCAATTTGAACCCTTATGTTTTAGGCTGTGCGATAATAGGATTCGAAACCtaaaccaaaccaactagagactCAACTTGGAAAACAATTTATATTAATCGAGTTCACCGTTAATGTGccaaaaaatttataattttataaatcgCTAATAATAGAATGCCAGAAGTTTGTTTTGGTGTCTTaaggcttcaccaaaaaaaactggacacaaaagcccttgaaacaaaaaaaattaaaactgaagTAAATTATGAAACTAAATGTTTCATGGGCATTTGTgtaaataaaacagaaaaaaattgacaaaaaaaaaagaaaaaaaaaagaatttcaaaCGTGGGGAAAGGCTGGAGAATAATTAGAGTTTGCCATGGTGTTGGATACATAATCTTCAACCGCCGCCGCTTCGCTCCTGCGCCCGCGCCGCGGCTTTCTCGAAATCGTCGCTGGATTAGCACGGTCAGTTTTCAAACTCACTAATTCGCAGCGGAAACCAACCCACCCACCCACGTGTATCTTCTATTCCCCCATTTTCTGAACAAACTTCTTCCTCACACAAACCTCTGTAACCTGCCACAATTCCAAGTCCAACCCTTTTCTTTCTGTTTCTGACCGCTGCCTACCACTCCGTATTCTCTGTTCTTCTTTCCCTACTCTTTCTCTATAGGTTTCAGTTTCACCCATTTGCATGCTAAGAATCTACACAAATTGGTAAGACAATCACTTGCACCCTCCCACAATTCCACGTATAActcttttctttctgttttctaACCGCTGCCTATCACTCCATATTCTCTGTTCTTCTTTCCCTACTATTTCTCTACATGTTTCAGTTTCACCCATTTGCATGCTAAGAATCTACACAAATCGGTAAGAAAATCACTCGCATATATACATGGAAGTATATTAGCACATTCTGTGAAgatttttgatatttttcttacattttcctgcattttttttttcaattttccctCATTTTATGATGCCAATAATTAgacaattaataataaaatttaaagaacAAACAATGACGTTAGAGGCTAAGGCATACATTTTCGCCGGATCTTGCCTATTAGGTGTTTGTGAAATCAAGGTTTGGACTACTAGACAGCACGCCGCCTTCGGTTTGAGGTATGGAAGTCTCTAGCTTGCAATCTGgagctcctcctccttctccattTCCACTTCGGCCTCTTCACTAATCTCATGATTAAATCCTAAATGTAACAACCCATGTATCTACAGGAGGGCGTTTGAAATTCTTTCAAGTAGAAAGAACTGCTGTGAAATTCTTCCAGTTTTGGTAAGGCACTACAATCCTACTTCCGCTCTTCCACTGCCTTCTAGGTATTTTCTCTTCATTATTTCTTGATTTGTACTCTTTCCAACTTATATTTGttcctttgtttttttcccCAATTTATATGTTGCGGTGGAAGAGCAGAAGTCCTTCAGTTTCCTTTTTCTGTCGGGGTTTGTGATGattgctaataaaaaaaattcgagTCCTTAATTCAAGTCCTtcagttttcttttttatgcagtctctctctctctctgtatgtCTGTccatcttttttctttgttttttttatagcaaCATCTGCAGATCTTCTACAGGCTTTCGAATTTTGGATTATATGTTGTTTTACTCTATGAATTATGGGGTAAAAAGGACACACCTTTAACAATTTTGTGATTGAATTTTTATTGTAGTGGGACAACTATATCACATGCTTGCATCCCAATCTCTCCAATCACaaatgttttctttctctttgggtaaatataaatctaaatttaccttttcagtttttaagttttttttttccatccaTCTTTTAGGTGATGAATTTGATGCACTCTACTGCATCTTTCATGATGTATATATGAGTTTGTATTTAGTATTTCTAAgtcaattttagttttttaaacttctttctttgaaattttcattgtgcgttttaaaattttggtcagATTATGAGTTTCAATTTTGATTATCTTAATGTGCtatgtaaattaaaaaaaattttgttttcattctcaggatatttacaagaatacccataaaaaatggaaaaggaaCCACCTATTGATACGATCCCAAACAGACGTGTCTCTATTTTTACACCTGGTTGGGAGATATCTGTCGGAGTAAAAGCTACTGATCTAAGCCAACTGATTCTCAAAGAgtagaaaaagaagaagcatgAGCAGTATGTATTCTAAATTCTTTATTAAATTTGTTACAAGAAATTCTAACATTATATATACCTTCAATATATAGGTGGCGCATGAAAAAGGTTGTAGAAGAATTAAAATCTTCAACAACTCCTCGCATCATACAAATTTGGAATAAAGTCCAACACCATTTTTtacctatttatttttaatggcATTCTCTATATCATTCTACAAATTAATTATctcaaattataaaattaaaaaaaaaattacaaattaattatctcgaattataaaaaaaaacaatttatgggTGCAGGAAAAAGATTAATGGTGACCAAACAACTTTTCTAAATACAGTAAGTATTCTCTTATTTTCATACGGAAGTATACTGTAAATTCAAATTGCATGCAATtttcaaatataaataaaattgcatttttttgtcatttttataaGCATCACACCCGTCTCAAAGTACAAAGGTCGAAGTACAAGATTAAAGTAACATTTCTTACTATTTAATTTTGTAAACATGATTACAATTTGTTACCTCAAACTTGACAAATTATTTATCTTTCAGTATTTTAAAAGTAACTGGAGTAAAAGTATTTCCGTGAGAAAATTGTCAAAGTTAAAGGTATTTAGGTTGAATTGATTACAACCTTTATATTTGGGATTGTGCATTATAGTTAGACTTCTTATTTTATCATCATTTCTTGCAGATTAACCATGAAAATCTAAAGCATCAAGTGCAAGCAAATGGGTGGCAAGCATGGCTTTGATTTCACACGTAGACACTATGTTTACATATGTACATGTTGTCCATATTTTGATTTGCTTCATATATTAGGAGTTCATCCCTAGCTAGCCTATAACTTTGACTGAAAACTTATGAAtatgaaatttttaatttaaggaCTTGGGTAGATATTTGACATTttgcatgagagagagagggagaaattTATTATGTTCTCCAttttgtgtttttccttttatttcacTTATTGGGTCCAACCTTCATGTTGTTCATACCGTAATAATCagcaagcaaaaaaaaaaaaagtggaatgGTTAGTGTGCAAttcataaatttcattttttctatACAATGGACGGGTGCAAAAAATACTAAGTTAGATGattgaaaataataagaaattgTTGTGATGGACACACATCCACAATTTATAAAATAGTCACTTAAGAAATGTAATAATATCTAAAACAACACATCTTTGGGACGCGTAGCGTCCGTGATGCCTCTCGCACGCACGTGCAGAGAGGCTACATTGTAGGACTGAAGCGTCACGTAATAGTTGTACTCAAAAGTGATTCCACATAATTTGGCGCGTTGCATTGATTTGAGAACACGTGGTAAAGCAAAAAGTGGAAAACGCATAGCGAAAGGAATATGAAAGGAACGTTGAATTTAGTTCGGTTTGTGCCCACCAACCAAACAGCCAACGAGAAAAAACTTCCCTTCCCTTCGTACCAAGCCGTCTTCAATTTGATCGCTCAGGTCAGTCAGCCTTGTCGCCGCCGTCGTCACCACCATGTGGCGCTCTCTCTGGCGCTCCATCGACCGCTTCTCGCTCCAGTACTTCAAGTAAGTTCCCCGTTTTTCTCTCTCCAAATTTTCAACTTCTACATTCACTCCCAGTTTCGTAAATTAGGGTTCTACACTACTCGTTAGACTAGTTCCTCATTTATTTTAAACAATTGTGAGCAACCGAAATAGTCGATTTTGGGTATTTTAATTCAACTTCCCTGAAAGTATATGGAAAACGAATTTTGGATATGGTTGTAGTTTGATTTACATTTGAAGGTATAGGGAATAGAGAGTGTTGGGTGAATTTTAATATAGATACTTGTCCTGTAACCGGATTCAGAACTCGATTTTTGGGAATGTGGAGGTAATGCCTACATTGTATCAATTTATAGATTGAGGGCTTACAGAGTGGTGGGTGAATTTTAGTTACTTGTTCGGTTGCCAATTTGAAAACCTTATTTCTCGAAAAGTGGAGGTAATGGGTAACAATGTCTGCTGTGCATCTACTATTTAGTAGTGGACTGAAGTTTTGTCCTAAGAGTGTATCTCATTGTTTCGTAGGCATCCTCATCATCATAATCGTCATCAAGTATTTTTACTAATACTTCTTTTTATGCTGTTATCGAAATAGGTATGTAATCAATGAACTGCGgaagatcaaagttgtggacGGGCATAACAGGGTAACTTGTTTGACTTTCCTCTTGTTTCATTCAGTTTAATATGCCTCACCTTCCCCTCATGTGACTCTCTACCAGGAACTAGTCATAGATTTATTACAGTCCATAGTGGAGCTAGTTACTTATGGCGATAGACAAGACCCATCGATTTTCGAGTATGAACTGTTGTTCATGGTAAAGCTTCTATATTGGTACgccttttattttcttgttcatattttaattgttaCTTTTAACTTATATGCAGATATTTTATGGAATACCAAGTTTTATCAGAATTTGTTCGTGTGCTAAAGATCAGTAGAAATTCAAGAATTGAGGCACCGTTGCTTCAGTACCTGAGTATAATGATTCAAAACATGAATAGTGACATTTCAATTTGTAAGATTCTAAATGCAGTTAATCAATATCTAAGATTAGTCCTCCAATTTTTAGGTTACCAAAGATTTGGTAGCTGCAACCATGGTGGAAATCAGTTCCAAACATGCCTTCTCCTgaatttctatttttatttttcattaattgtgcCATTGTTAAGCTTATTGCTTGTACTTATTGGTGATCTGTTGATGGTTTTTTTGATGCAGATTATTGTTTTAGCAATGACTACATCAACAATATTATAGGACACAAGTTTGAATTTGGAGGAGATCTAGCGTTATATTATGTTTCCTTTttgaggtctctctctctctctctctctctacattcaCGTTCAatacatgcatacatacatatacatacacatacatacatacatacatacatacatatatacatacatatatacatacatacatatacatatatataactcTTATTTGCTAAAGCAGTTGTGATGCAGTTTTAGCTTGATTTTGTCATTACTTGTGAAGTTTATTATTCTCCTGATTCCCCCGTCTCTCTCTACTCAGAGCAGTGGGcaataaattaaacaaagataCACTTTGCCTTCTTCTGAAGGTTCACGGGGTAAGTTAAAGTTTATTGTGTACATTTTTGGTACAAGTCATGATTTACTTGATAGATGCAGTTCTGTCTGCAGTGGCAGTCGAAATCGTATTTGTATCCTGCGtaccattggtaatggatgtGAAAACATTGTTTAAAGTACACTTTCAGTGGGTTCCTACTatttaagaaacaaaaaaagtttTGGCCTCAGGGTTGAGCCTGTTAGACTAGAGCATGCAGATGGCTTCGTGTGTTCTATGTTCTCCAAGTGGTTTCTGGCAGGGCCATCAAGGCTTAGGCCAGTCCTTGTCAGCATTTCTGATTGTCTTGTGTGGACCCTGGGGAACTGTAACGCCTTTCCTCTTTTCGAGGCATCTTATCCGTTCTTTTCATCATCATCTAGGCTTGCATAatctattttaaattttttagtttatttatttatttataatttatgttgtttttataAGGGGAGAAGCAATAATGAGTTACAAGAAATGACAGTCACTGTTTCATACCGTGATCAATAATTAAAGGATGGTCTCTACTTTATTGCTGCATTTATTTAGCTTAAGTGTGCATGCCTAGATGCATGGCCCCTAATTAATTTTTTCGTGTCCATGTCTCCCTCCAATTGCAGGATGCTGTAGCGTCATTTCCCCTGTATGAAGAGGCTCTCAAATTTGCCCACCATGGGGATAAGATGATTCAGACAGCTATTCGTGCATTAAATCTCAGTATATATAATGGTATGCTGCtattatctttcttttttcttccctttctaATCTGCTAACAGAAGAGACTCATGAGATTTTGGGTTGTAGTTACATTTTCCGTAATTGGAAACAGTATTTTTTTTGGTCGTGCAGCTAGTGATGATATGGTTTATCAATATATAACAACTCCTCCAGTCTCAAGGTATTTCTCAGATATGGTTTCAAGCTtaagcaagaagttctttcatCTAGATGCCCTTGTCCACGATGCAGAGTATGTGTACTTCAATTTGGTAAAATGAGATTTAGGTACTATGCATCTGGAAGGCTGAATGGTTAATTATTGATGCAGGATGCGTACACgtcaaaagaaagaagaaatacTTTTGGAAACTGATAAGATAGTCGATGATCTGTATTACTTGAAGGACATACTTGGTATTGGCGAGTCTCGTTTGAGTAGAGCAGTTACTGAAAATCTTCTCAGAATATTAATCGTTCCCATATTACTCCCATTACTGCAGATGGGGCAGAGTAATGTAAGATGTTCTTCCTTGTATCTGCTTCATTCGCTTTCTTATCAGCATGAGAAATACTTTTTGTTGGTAGATAGTTCCTATTGGAAAACCTAGAATTGCGTATGTCCACATTACATTTTGGGAAATAATTTCTGCACATCCTTTTTTGTCTCATGCACACACCACTTTTTGAAACCACTTAACAAATGTATCACAAAAAACAATGGTCAAGCATTGCTAATTCAATGTTAAGCTGCATTTGTTGTACTGTACATGCTACATAGTACTATGATATACTTTTTCTATATGCTGTATTCATTCAGCATTTCATTTATGATTCAGGGCTCAAATCTGTCTGCAGTTACGTCTTTCTATACTAtttcttgtcttcttcaagTCATTGGTGGAAAAGGCATATTCAACTTTGTCGCCGAAGTTATTTTATATCCTCATATGACCTCAAGTGTGAGAGATGCTGTTCAAAGGGACTCAACTGAGAGCGATGGTCATGCTAAATCTATATTGAGTGAAATGGGAATAGTATCTTCTAGTCATGAGACTGAAGGAGCAGAAAATAATAGCCTCCTTACTGATACTGTCTCTATCAAAAGGTTGTTACTTTTCTGTTTTAGTTCGTATAACCTCCTTTCCAGAAAGAGAGAGTAAAGAAATGAGAGAAACGTAGTTTCTTTCTCAATATTTTGGGCAGTGGTGCTGGAATACTAagactaaaaaatcaatctgtTCACATTTCACTAAATTAGTTAAATGGTCAATTAATGTTCTTTTATATCAAAGAGTGATGACAATTGATAATTATTTCATACATTTTGATGTATTATGAAATTTTTTCctgatgcaggagtggaataCTAGCACATATTTTCTCCGAGAATCATAGTCTATTGCTAGCATCACTATTCTTGTTGTTTATTTTAGCAGAAACAAAAGGTACTAATTTAGAATCTGCTGTTGTACAGAAGACATAACTTCAACGCATCGGTCTGATAGCCGCTTTGAAATTGACTGAGTTTGTTCATATCTttaatttgtcttttcattgATGCAGATCTTCATCCTTTGCTGGCTCAAATGACTGGATTAAGTGGAATGCAATATATGATTGTGAGTTAATAActtcaatttttcaatgtgcGCTTTATATATTCTGTAATTTCCAGCTGGTAATAAGTGAGTACTGAGTTTACTGACTAATAAAACAAAGTTACTGTATATTAGTTTTATGCATGATGGTGATTTATGCTTATTCTGCGTATTATGTATTTTCCGTTGCATTCAAAGACCTTTACATTgaatttcattttcaatttttgaaactTCTGTGTTAACAACCATTTCTCCATTTAATGCATACATTTCTTGGCATTTTTGTTGAATGTTCTGCATTTGCTAGTTTTGTATATGCAATTTGAATATTCATTTTACTTTATTCCACCGTTTTGAAACACTTTGGAAATATATTGACAAATTTCCATTTCATATCTTGACAGGATGTGGATGGTAGTATTGGAAATCTCCTATGGAAACATATGGATGTGGTACAGTgactttttattaattattgtttatttaaatatatatcTTCACTTATTGGTCATTTTAGGTCAGCAGTTTGACTATTTAAAATTTTACCCTTGTGGCTTTCAGTGTCGTGATGAACTGAATTTTCATTTTACAGATTTTAAATGCATTATTGAAGGTTTTAGCAAGTCAACCACCTTACTCTATACTAATACAATGGCATACAGGGTGGTTCTTGCGGAAGCTTTTGATTTGTCAAGGAAAAGGGCTTAGTGATCATAATTTCCAGCTATTCAATGTAAGGATTCAACTGATTTGGTAGAAGCACTTGTATATTATTCTACACTCGTGTCAGAAATCATGCCAAAATGAAATGGATAATTATTCGTATTTTCTTGGTAAGACTGGAAACGACTGGTAAGTGGTTGAGCTTTCTAAAGAAGGAATAGTACCACATCAACCCTTCGAGGGCCTAGCTTTGGTAGAACACTGTATGGTGGGAACCGTGGGATTCTATATATTCAAAGTAAAAAGTTGATAGATGGTAAAATTGGGGTTACAGATAGATAGGTCTGTtagtttaaaattcaaaattgctGTATAGGACTGTAAGAAGACATATAATGATGATTGCCTATTAGAATTGTTATGTAGCTAATAAATGTAAGTGTAAATGGAGTTTGAAGAACACTGTCTGACCTTTCTGAGGTAAGAGTAAAAAGCAAGCTCTGAAGTGCACATTTACTATTTCGTATGATCTAGTAGTATATTATGTGGTGTAGTGTAAATGTGTCTCATACTTTCTAAAGTTTTATATTTTCTAGTTTGTGTGGACAGACCTCATATCAGCAGTCCCGTGAATGTCTTCAGAAAGAACTTGATGGATGCTGGTTTGATCATATACCAGAGGCTTTCAGAAATGAATGGGCAAACTGTAAAGCAGGTAGGCTGGGGGAGGGGGGATATGGTTTCTTCTTGGGATGGTGATAGTTTAGTTCCATTGTTCCCAAAAGATTAAGCTGTTAGGATGTAGACCAACATTATTTCATATTATACCATCTCCCCCTACTGAAACCTACATGGAGTCCAA is part of the Malus domestica chromosome 12, GDT2T_hap1 genome and encodes:
- the LOC103449524 gene encoding protein TRANSPARENT TESTA 9-like isoform X7; its protein translation is MEYQVLSEFVRVLKISRNSRIEAPLLQYLNYCFSNDYINNIIGHKFEFGGDLALYYVSFLRAVGNKLNKDTLCLLLKVHGDAVASFPLYEEALKFAHHGDKMIQTAIRALNLSIYNASDDMVYQYITTPPVSRYFSDMVSSLSKKFFHLDALVHDAEMRTRQKKEEILLETDKIVDDLYYLKDILGIGESRLSRAVTENLLRILIVPILLPLLQMGQSNGSNLSAVTSFYTISCLLQVIGGKGIFNFVAEVILYPHMTSSVRDAVQRDSTESDGHAKSILSEMGIVSSSHETEGAENNSLLTDTVSIKRSGILAHIFSENHSLLLASLFLLFILAETKDLHPLLAQMTGLSGMQYMIDVDGSIGNLLWKHMDVILNALLKVLASQPPYSILIQWHTGWFLRKLLICQGKGLSDHNFQLFNTSYQQSRECLQKELDGCWFDHIPEAFRNEWANCKAALQEASQCKDPFFVLELDVSQQTTDGDATSYCAWQRMVDNVKVFILHLQLKSTISKGELLEEPLLDSSAIADSSNTHASNGASASFGSEVGLGSGISCRISFSKAGIRDIYLIPVAKKTSGKVILAEKHPFRSQRGIVLAIAPLAGLIPKIDEDHPTWLHLQIREFEPKLYKSRVRGHRSGKSNHVADGRWTLGFPNAKACEAARLSILEETRKQRSSVESVLAPLLQNSCLGNLSESEDE
- the LOC103449524 gene encoding protein TRANSPARENT TESTA 9-like isoform X6, yielding MEYQVLSEFVRVLKISRNSRIEAPLLQYLSIMIQNMNSDISIYYCFSNDYINNIIGHKFEFGGDLALYYVSFLRAVGNKLNKDTLCLLLKVHGDAVASFPLYEEALKFAHHGDKMIQTAIRALNLSIYNASDDMVYQYITTPPVSRYFSDMVSSLSKKFFHLDALVHDAEMRTRQKKEEILLETDKIVDDLYYLKDILGIGESRLSRAVTENLLRILIVPILLPLLQMGQSNGSNLSAVTSFYTISCLLQVIGGKGIFNFVAEVILYPHMTSSVRDAVQRDSTESDGHAKSILSEMGIVSSSHETEGAENNSLLTDTVSIKRSGILAHIFSENHSLLLASLFLLFILAETKDLHPLLAQMTGLSGMQYMIDVDGSIGNLLWKHMDVILNALLKVLASQPPYSILIQWHTGWFLRKLLICQGKGLSDHNFQLFNTSYQQSRECLQKELDGCWFDHIPEAFRNEWANCKAALQEASQCKDPFFVLELDVSQQTTDGDATSYCAWQRMVDNVKVFILHLQLKSTISKGELLEEPLLDSSAIADSSNTHASNGASASFGSEVGLGSGISCRISFSKAGIRDIYLIPVAKKTSGKVILAEKHPFRSQRGIVLAIAPLAGLIPKIDEDHPTWLHLQIREFEPKLYKSRVRGHRSGKSNHVADGRWTLGFPNAKACEAARLSILEETRKQRSSVESVLAPLLQNSCLGNLSESEDE